The window TTGGAAAATCCGAAAGGCTAGGATGACGAACGAATTCATCAATAGGTGAAAAACGAAAGAAATAATTGATTCCAACCTGAACAAAGGTTCTGAGTGAAGAAGCTCTTTGAAAAAAATCCGTTTCCTATTTCGGGAAAATTCAAAAATTTGCTTGTACATAGAATTAAAGAAGCTGTATGAGAAGAATAAATCTTGATGGACCATAAGATAAAAGAAAACAGGAAATCATGGATTTTCGGCGCTGGAAAAGACGCATAATAGTTTGTTTTTATAAAAAATCGTTTGTGCACTCGCATTCTAAACAAAGTATCGGGAGAAAAACGTATAGATAACGTTTTAAAATCGGATGGATGCTTAAATGATAAAATGATGATTCGCATGGGGAGAAGGTGTGGACGTGAAAAAAGATTTGGAGGTTTTAAAGCCTGTTGTTCACCAGCTGTTTGACTATTTCCATCATCATCCGGAAAAAAGCTGGCATGAGTTTGGAACGACACGCTTTATTGCTGAACAGCTGAAAACATTCGGCTATCAACCAAAAACGTTTACGGATTGTACGGGAGTTGTGGTAGAATTCGGCCAAGGGAAAAACGGAATATGTGTCGGGGTCAGAAGCGATATGGATGCTTTATGGCAAGAAAAAGACGGAATATGGCAAGCCAATCATTCATGCGGCCATGATGCCCACATGGCCATTGTTCTTGGCGTGATGCTTTTGTTCAAAAAAATAAACTATAGTCCTCCCGGAAAGTTGATGTTTCTCTTTCAGCCTGCAGAAGAAAAAGGTACCGGGGCGCTGAAAATGATTGAAAAAGGCGTTATTGATAGCTTGAACTATTTATACGGCATTCATTTGCGGCCTATTCAAGAACTTCGCTTTGGTCAGGCTTCACCAAGTATCAAACATGGCGCATCAGCATTTCTTCAAGGCAAGATTCACGGAGAAGATGCTCATGCCGCCAGGCCTCATTTAGGGCAAAATGCCATTGAAGTTGGAGCCGCTTTGGTTAACGCTTTGAATCAAATTCATTTCGATCCCCGAATCCCTTATTCTGTGAAGTTGACAAGTTTTCATGCCGGCGGGGAAGCGGCAAACCTCATTCCGGGAAAAGCTTCTTTTCGAATGGATATTAGAGCACAAACGAACGAGGCTATGCAGCAGCTAATGGAACGTGTATCGAAAATATTCCAATCATTAGAAATTCAATTTGGCGTTAAGATCCACGCTAAAATGGAAGCCGATGTGAAAGCTGCTTCCATCCATCCGGAAGCAGAAAGAATCATGTCCAAAGCGATTGTCCAAACATTGGGAGAAGAAGGGCTGGCTCCTGGCATGCTGACAACGGGGGGCGAGGATTTTCATCATTATACTTTCCATAAACCAGATTTAAAAGCTACGATGCTCGGACTTGGCTGCGATCTGCGTCCGGGGCTTCATCATCCAAACATGACCTTTCAAACGGAAGCAATCTTTACCGGTATCGAAATATTGGCTAATGCAGTGATGCGCACGTTCGAACTGTCGGATAAGGACAAGGCCGGATGAATGGTATAATGAAAATCGATCGTTTCTAATAAACTCACAATCCGACAACGGGCCCAAAATAGTGATGAAAGCTTATTCATCAACGGAATATCGGTATACCTGTCAAACTTTTTGAATGGACGTGTTTTTCAGTATCTTTAATGTGGTAACGAAATAGGATCGTTTCTGTTTTTTCCTGGGAAATAATTGATAGGATTTTACGATGATGGTTGGATCTCTGTTTATTCACCTAACCATTACAATTTGCTATATCGAGCGATCCTAAGCGGTCATGAGCTGAAGAAAATCATTGGCGCAGAAATTGTCATCAAACAAGACTTGTTAATTTAATTATGTTCAGTCGGGAATGGTTGTAATGAAATTTGTAAGAATGCAAAAGAATCAGTTCAATTTACCTGCTGGTTCCGAATGTGCAACGATATAGAAGGGGATGACTTGTATGATTATTGAAAAAATAAGCATGCGCCATATGAAAATGAAAATGAAACTTCCTTTTGTCACCAGTTTTGGCATCATCCAAATGAAAGATTTCATTTTAGTTGAGGTGCAAGATGAGAGCGGGAATATAGGTTGGGGGGAATCCGTTGCCTTTAGCGCACCTACCTATACTGAAGAAACGTTTCAAACCAACTGGCATATTTTGGAAGATTTTTTAATCCCCATGATAAAAGGGCGGGAGATTTCTCATCCACATGAAGTAAATTCGATATTTCAGCCGATTCGTGGTAATTATATGGCAAAATCCGCTATTGAAACGGCCATTTGGGATTTATATGCAAAGCGTTTAAACAAACCGCTTTACCAAGTGATTGGGGGGAAAAAGCGACAAATAGAGGTTGGTATCAGCCTTGGCATTCAAAAATCCATCGATGATTTGCTGGAAATGATCAAAAACTATGTGGAACAAGGATATAAAAGAGTGAAAGTGAAAATCAAACCTGGCTGGGATGTAGAAGTGATCAGACAAATCCGTCATTATTTTCCGCAGCTCCCTTTGATGGCCGATGCCAACTCTGCTTATCGTTTGGAAGATGTTCCTTTATTGAAACAATTGGATGACTTTCATTTAATGATGATTGAGCAGCCGTTGGCCCACGATGATATCGTCGATCATGCGTTGGTTCAAAAGGAACTGAAAACGCCGATATGTTTGGACGAAAGCATTCATAGTCTTGAAGATGTAAGAAAAGCTGTTGAACTTGGAAGTTGTCAAATTATTAATCTGAAAATCGGCCGCGTTGGCGGATTAGGAGAGTCTATCAAAATTCACGATTTTTGCAAAGAACATCACATTCCGCTTTGGTGTGGAGGAATGCTTGAAGCAGGAATCGGCCGGGCCCATAACGTTGCCATCACTACTCTGGATCAATTTACTTTGCCAGGGGATACGGCTGCCTCATCTCATTATTGGGAACGTGATATCATTCAACCGGAAGTGACCGTCGAGAATGGATGGATTCATGTCCCTGAAAAACCCGGGATTGGCTATGAGCCAGATTTCGAAGCGATTGATTCTTTTACTTGCCACCAAAAAGTTTTTTAATGGATGTTAGAAAAAATGATTGTTTGGCAAACCATTTTGTCATTTTTTGTCCGTTTGACAGTTTACACTTTGATTGGCTATGATAAATTCAAATACAATTAGTTAATAGGAAAATAGGTTGGCAAAAGCCGTGCTGTCGAGCTCTTGCCATGAAAAGGGAAGTCCGGTGAAAATCCGGCGCGGTCCCGCCACTGTGAATGGGAGCTTTCTAAATGGTTTGCCACTGTTTGCTGTTTTGCAGATGGGAAGGCTTTAGAAAGCGATGATCATGAGCCAGGAGACCTGCCTATTTTTTCTTGCGACGTTATACCTACGAGGATAGGGTGCGTCAGTTTGTTGCTGGCTATTTTTGTTTTTTTTTGGCACCCTATCTCGTTAGGTGTGCCTTTTTCTTTTGGTTATTTTTTATTATTACATATCGTTGAGGAGGGGGATTTGTGTTTTCTATTAAAAAGATAGCTGTCACGGCTTTAATGTCTATTTTCATAATAGGCCAATTGGCATTTGGTTTTACTGCTTTCGCGTCGGAACCGTCAAATAGCAGTATAACGGCTGAACAGCAGCAATCAGAAGTAGGAGTGACCATCATCGGGGACAATGGTCCGATCTTGCAAACAACGGCGGTCGATGTCCCTTCTGGAAGTACGATTTTGGACGTTTTGCAAAAAGCAGCCCTTGAAAACCATCTTTCGGTCGAAACGAAGGGAAGCGGTGAAAACGTTTATGTAGACGGTATCAATGGTTTACATGGAGGCGACCGCGGACCGGCTAGCGGCTGGATGGTGTATGTCAACGGGCTCTCCATTCCTGTCAGTGCCGCTGTATATCAAGTGACCAACCATGATCACATTCAGTGGGAATACACGACTGATTATACGAAAAATCAGAAAGTAGATGCCAGTTTAACGATCATCGGGAAAGATGGAAAACCTTTTGTTTCGAATGTAAAAAGAACAACCGAAGGCCATGCGACGGCTTACGATTTGTTAAAATCGATTGCGGATGATCAAAAGATTCCTCTTGATGTTACTTATAGTAAAGACTTTGGTTTTTACGTTCAAAACATCGGAACAGAACGGCTTGAATCTCATGATACATGGGGGCAATATTGGGCATTTTATGTCAATGGCCAAATGGCTTCCGTCGGTGCATCGTCCTATGTACTGCAACCGGATGACAATATAACTTTTAAAGTCGAAACGTGGGGAACGAACGAATATAACGGAAACAACGGGAATAATGAAAACAATGGAAATAGTGGAAATAACGGAAATACCGGAAATGAAGGCAGCGGCAATGGTCAAAATGGATCAGATGGGTCCAATACATCGCCGGTAAACGAACCAAATAAGGTCAGTGAAAACGAAATAAATGACATTTTAAAAACGACGGTGAACCATATTCTTCAATCGGGAGTCGACAGTCCGTGGGAGGCTGTTGCCATTCGTCAAGCCGGAATGAAAGTTCCTGCATCTTATTTGAATGACATAAAGCAACAAGTGATAGAGACAAAAGGAGAGTACCGGAATATTACCGATTATGAAAGAGATGTTATTGGTATAACGGCTGCAGGAGGAGATCCTCGCGATATAGCAGGATATAATTTAGTGGAGAAAATCTACAACAGTGACTATTGCGAAAAAAACGAAAGCTGTCCAATGACTCGCCAAGGCACAAACGGAATCTTGTATGCCTTAATTGCTTTGGACAGCGGAAATTATCCAGTTCCATCAAACGCTAATTGGACGAGAGAAAAGTTAAAGAAACGCATTTTAGAATTACAGGAAGCGGATGGCAAGTGGACGCTATATAACGGCCAAGGTTCACCTGTCGATATGACCGGAATCGCAATCGCTGCTCTGGCTCCTTATAAGGATGAACCGGAAGTGGCTGCCGCTATTAAACGAGGTGTCGATTGGCTGTCTGCTGAACAGAAGGAAAATGGTGGTTTTGCAGATCCTCAACTAGGGGAAACAAGTGAAGCAGCATCCGCAGCCATTATAGGTTTGACAGCAGCAGGAGTTGATCCTCAAGGTGCTGCATTTACGAAAAAAGACGGCAATTTGTTGAGCTATTTGATCCGTTTTTATAATGGTGCCGGACAATTTCGCCACACGGCAACGGGTGATGCAGATGAAGTGGCAACCGAGCAAGGTGCCGAGGCGATGGTCGCTTATCAACTTTTTGCTGATGGAAAAGGTTCCGTTTATCGGATGGCACAAAATCCAAATCCGGCGAAAGAAGGGACCGACAATACCCAAACGAGCAACAATCCTAATTCAGAATCAAAAAATGAGAACAGCGGTCTCGTAACGAACAATTCAAAAGAAAAAAATGATCACGATCAATCCGGATCCAAAACTTCACACCCTCCTTTGGGCGGCAAATTGCCGAATACTTCAACGAATATCTATAATCTTCTTTTGGCAGGAATCATTCTGATCATAGCGGGTGTTCTGTTATATGTTTATAACCGGAAATACCGGGAGAGAGGCCATGATTAAAAAGATCTCTCTTTTGTTCATTGCTGGGGGCTTTCTTTTCATTGCCTGCGCTGGATGGCAGAAGCTGAAAATGGATGCGGATCAAAAAGATGCGCTTCGAAAAGCGGAAAAAATTGTGCATTCTGAACATAAACAAGGATCTTTTCATCCTGTGCGCGGAGAAGTCGTGGGTACTTTAGAGATACCAGCCTTAAAACGGAAGCTGCCGATTGTCGAAGGAGCTTCTCCGGAAGATTTAGAAAAAGGGGTCGGCCATTATTCAGCTTCTGCCTATCCGAAACAACATAATCAAATTGTTCTTTCCGGCCACCGGGATACGGTGTTTCGACAAATAGGAACGCTGAAAAAAGGCGATCAGTTGATCATTCGATTGTCGTACGGATCCTTTTCTTATACCATTCGCCGCATGAAAATTGTGGACAAGGACGATCGTTCTGTCATTCATTCCACCGCGCCGACTGAGGAGTTAGTTTTAACGACATGCTACCCATTTCGTTATGTGGGAAATGCACCGAAACGTTATATCATCTATGCTTATCCGGAACATTTTCAAGGGGGTGACGGTAAATGAGAAAATGGAAAAATGCGTTCTTACTACTATTCTCTTTTTTGTTGATCTTGTTTACGGCAGGCTGTCAAAAGGATGAAGTCGTGCCTCATTCCAATAACGACCATCATAACGCAGCGGCTGTTCAGTCATCTTCGGACAAAACATCTTCAGACGGTAAAGAAAAGGAGATAAAAACTTCCAAAGAAGATCATAATCAAAATAAAGATCAAACTGCAGATGCGGAAAAGTCGTCCCATTCGGCCGCAGATTCGTCCAAAACCAGCAATGAAAAAGAAACAAAGTCGAAATCGACTGATTCAGCTGCAAAGTCAAAAAACGGATCGTCCAATGCCAATGCGGAGAAAGAGAATAGCAAAGGGAACAGCGAACAAAAATCAACGGCTGAAAAGAGCAATGCGACGACAATCCATACTCCACAAGCACCAAAGAGTCAATCGACTGTGAAACCGGAGCCGGCCAAAAAACCATCTTCGAAACCAGCCGCAACGCCTGTTCCAAAACCGGCCCCAAAATCGGCCTCAAAACCGGTTAACAAACAAACGGTAACGGTATCGATTCGTGGAGATTCACAAACGGGAACCATCCTTTCCCCCACTAAAGTACCGTTGCAAAATGGGGATACGGCGTTGGAAGTGACATTGCGAATCGCCAAGCAAAAGGGCATTCCGGTCAGTATACGCGGCAGTCATTCCACGGCTTATGTGGAAGGAATTTCGAATCTTTATGAATTTGATCATGGTCCGTTAAGTGGTTGGACGATAAAAGTCAACAATAAGTACGTTTCTCGTAGTGCAGGTGCTGTCGCCGTCAAGGCGGGGGATGTGATTCAATGGATTTACACGAATGACTATACAAAGGATACACAACCATGAAAAAAGGAATTCATTCTTACCATCCATTCGTTTGCTTTCTTTATTTTGCCGGGGCGATGGTGTCTGCCATGCTTTATCAGCACCCAGTCTTTTTAGCGGCGGGTGCTGTGCTCTTTCTCATATTGAATATTTTGTTGGACTCCGGTAAGACGGTGCGTAAATGGCAGGGGATGATGATCACCATTCCCGTATTTTTTTTGATACTCAATCCATTGACGAATCACCGCGGCAGTCATATTTTCTTTTATTTCGGCGCAAATCCCGTCACGTTGGAATCGTTTTTGCAAGGATTGATGCTTGCGCTTACTTTATTTAATTTAATGGCGGCTTTTGCCGCTTACAACCAAGTGATTACGGCGGAAAAATTTTTATTTTTATTTGCGAAATGGCTCCCGCAATGGGCCCTGTTGGCTATGCTGGCCATGCGGTTTGTTCCGCTCTTACGAAGAAGGCTTTATGAAATTGAAATGGTCCAAAGAGGAAAGGGACAATCTGTCACAGAAGGCACCTTCATACAAAGAGTAAGAAATGGTCTGGAATTCGTGCAAATATTGTTAACTTGGTCGCTTGAAGAGGCAATTCAAACCGCCGATTCCATGGCAGCAAGGGGTTATGGGATTCAGAAACGGAGCCGTTATATTCCTTTTCGGATGAAGGGAAAAGATTGGTTTGCGATGGTTTATTTGCTTGTTTTCGGAACGGCAGTGGCTTTTGGATGGTGGCTTGGGGACGGCGTGCTGGCAGTCTATCCGATTTTGGAACCACTATTATTGCAAGGCAGAGAGTGGTTTTTCCTGCTCATGTTCGTTATGTTTGTAGGGTTTCCAATAGGAATTCAAGTAAGGGAGGCACTGCTATGGCGTTATTGGAAGCGAAAAATTTAACTTTTACGTACCCGGATGCACCAGAACCTGCTCTATCTGATATCACTTTTACAGTAGAGCCGGGAGAATTTATTCTCCTTTGCGGCCCTTCCGGTAGCGGAAAGTCCACTCTTCTGCGTTTGTTAAAGCGAGAAGTCCGTCCGCATGGAAAGATAGAAGGGGAGTTGTTTTTGGACGGATGTTCTTTTATGAAAGTTCCGGCCAAACAAATGGCACAAGAGATTGGCATGGTTTTTCAAGATCCGGAAAATCAAATCGTTATGGACCGGGTGATGGAGGAGTTGGTTTTTGGTCTTGAAAATTTGGGATATTCAACGGAGGACATGCGAAAGCGAATAGCCGAAATGGTTCATTTTTTTGGCTTGGAAGGATGGTTGGAGCGAAAGACATTTGAATTGTCAGGCGGCCAGAAACAATTGGTCAATCTTGCTGCTGTTTTGTTGTTGCATCCGCGTATTCTTCTTTTAGACGAACCTACTGCTCAGCTTGATCCGGTGGCTGCAAGTGAATTTATGACCATGCTCCGGAGAATGAATGAAGAATTTGGACTTACCGTCATCATCGCGGAACATCGCTTGGAGGAATTGTTTTCACTTGCAGACCGCGTCATGGTTTTGGAAAAGGGCAAAAAGATTTATGATGCCCCATCGCGTGAAGTCGTTTCTCAATTGGCAAAACATCCTTCTTCTCAGATCTATCCCTATCTTCCCAGCCCGGCCCGCCTATATTTAGAACATAGTCAAAAGCCTGCCTCAGAAAGCATTCCGCTGACAGTAAAAGAAGGAAGAAAATGGATTTCGACCCTGAAAGGGACCTCCGTTCCCACCCAGCCGTTTCAAGAGGATATTACAAATAAAAAACCTTTGTTGGCTTTAAAAGGAATTAATTTTCAATATGAAAAGGAGACTAGACCAATACTGGATCAATTGTCGCTTTCCGTGTATGAAGGGGAGTGGCTGTCGGTAGTTGGAGCGAATGGATCGGGAAAATCTACGTTGCTGAAAGTCATGGCCGGTCTCCAAAACCCGCAGCGTGGTGCCGTTATCTTTAATGGAAAGAAACTGAAAAAGCCAATTCCATCAGAAATTGCTTTTTTACCGCAAAATCCGAAACTTTTCTTCCTGCAGGATACAGTGGAAACGGAGTTAGAGGCCATCATCGATAAGCACCAAATTCAACATGGAAGAGAAAAGATG of the Bacillus smithii genome contains:
- a CDS encoding M20 peptidase aminoacylase family protein, producing MKKDLEVLKPVVHQLFDYFHHHPEKSWHEFGTTRFIAEQLKTFGYQPKTFTDCTGVVVEFGQGKNGICVGVRSDMDALWQEKDGIWQANHSCGHDAHMAIVLGVMLLFKKINYSPPGKLMFLFQPAEEKGTGALKMIEKGVIDSLNYLYGIHLRPIQELRFGQASPSIKHGASAFLQGKIHGEDAHAARPHLGQNAIEVGAALVNALNQIHFDPRIPYSVKLTSFHAGGEAANLIPGKASFRMDIRAQTNEAMQQLMERVSKIFQSLEIQFGVKIHAKMEADVKAASIHPEAERIMSKAIVQTLGEEGLAPGMLTTGGEDFHHYTFHKPDLKATMLGLGCDLRPGLHHPNMTFQTEAIFTGIEILANAVMRTFELSDKDKAG
- the menC gene encoding o-succinylbenzoate synthase, which encodes MIIEKISMRHMKMKMKLPFVTSFGIIQMKDFILVEVQDESGNIGWGESVAFSAPTYTEETFQTNWHILEDFLIPMIKGREISHPHEVNSIFQPIRGNYMAKSAIETAIWDLYAKRLNKPLYQVIGGKKRQIEVGISLGIQKSIDDLLEMIKNYVEQGYKRVKVKIKPGWDVEVIRQIRHYFPQLPLMADANSAYRLEDVPLLKQLDDFHLMMIEQPLAHDDIVDHALVQKELKTPICLDESIHSLEDVRKAVELGSCQIINLKIGRVGGLGESIKIHDFCKEHHIPLWCGGMLEAGIGRAHNVAITTLDQFTLPGDTAASSHYWERDIIQPEVTVENGWIHVPEKPGIGYEPDFEAIDSFTCHQKVF
- a CDS encoding DUF4430 domain-containing protein yields the protein MFSIKKIAVTALMSIFIIGQLAFGFTAFASEPSNSSITAEQQQSEVGVTIIGDNGPILQTTAVDVPSGSTILDVLQKAALENHLSVETKGSGENVYVDGINGLHGGDRGPASGWMVYVNGLSIPVSAAVYQVTNHDHIQWEYTTDYTKNQKVDASLTIIGKDGKPFVSNVKRTTEGHATAYDLLKSIADDQKIPLDVTYSKDFGFYVQNIGTERLESHDTWGQYWAFYVNGQMASVGASSYVLQPDDNITFKVETWGTNEYNGNNGNNENNGNSGNNGNTGNEGSGNGQNGSDGSNTSPVNEPNKVSENEINDILKTTVNHILQSGVDSPWEAVAIRQAGMKVPASYLNDIKQQVIETKGEYRNITDYERDVIGITAAGGDPRDIAGYNLVEKIYNSDYCEKNESCPMTRQGTNGILYALIALDSGNYPVPSNANWTREKLKKRILELQEADGKWTLYNGQGSPVDMTGIAIAALAPYKDEPEVAAAIKRGVDWLSAEQKENGGFADPQLGETSEAASAAIIGLTAAGVDPQGAAFTKKDGNLLSYLIRFYNGAGQFRHTATGDADEVATEQGAEAMVAYQLFADGKGSVYRMAQNPNPAKEGTDNTQTSNNPNSESKNENSGLVTNNSKEKNDHDQSGSKTSHPPLGGKLPNTSTNIYNLLLAGIILIIAGVLLYVYNRKYRERGHD
- a CDS encoding class D sortase, with amino-acid sequence MIKKISLLFIAGGFLFIACAGWQKLKMDADQKDALRKAEKIVHSEHKQGSFHPVRGEVVGTLEIPALKRKLPIVEGASPEDLEKGVGHYSASAYPKQHNQIVLSGHRDTVFRQIGTLKKGDQLIIRLSYGSFSYTIRRMKIVDKDDRSVIHSTAPTEELVLTTCYPFRYVGNAPKRYIIYAYPEHFQGGDGK
- a CDS encoding DUF4430 domain-containing protein, yielding MRKWKNAFLLLFSFLLILFTAGCQKDEVVPHSNNDHHNAAAVQSSSDKTSSDGKEKEIKTSKEDHNQNKDQTADAEKSSHSAADSSKTSNEKETKSKSTDSAAKSKNGSSNANAEKENSKGNSEQKSTAEKSNATTIHTPQAPKSQSTVKPEPAKKPSSKPAATPVPKPAPKSASKPVNKQTVTVSIRGDSQTGTILSPTKVPLQNGDTALEVTLRIAKQKGIPVSIRGSHSTAYVEGISNLYEFDHGPLSGWTIKVNNKYVSRSAGAVAVKAGDVIQWIYTNDYTKDTQP
- a CDS encoding energy-coupling factor transporter transmembrane component T, which encodes MKKGIHSYHPFVCFLYFAGAMVSAMLYQHPVFLAAGAVLFLILNILLDSGKTVRKWQGMMITIPVFFLILNPLTNHRGSHIFFYFGANPVTLESFLQGLMLALTLFNLMAAFAAYNQVITAEKFLFLFAKWLPQWALLAMLAMRFVPLLRRRLYEIEMVQRGKGQSVTEGTFIQRVRNGLEFVQILLTWSLEEAIQTADSMAARGYGIQKRSRYIPFRMKGKDWFAMVYLLVFGTAVAFGWWLGDGVLAVYPILEPLLLQGREWFFLLMFVMFVGFPIGIQVREALLWRYWKRKI
- a CDS encoding ABC transporter ATP-binding protein; amino-acid sequence: MALLEAKNLTFTYPDAPEPALSDITFTVEPGEFILLCGPSGSGKSTLLRLLKREVRPHGKIEGELFLDGCSFMKVPAKQMAQEIGMVFQDPENQIVMDRVMEELVFGLENLGYSTEDMRKRIAEMVHFFGLEGWLERKTFELSGGQKQLVNLAAVLLLHPRILLLDEPTAQLDPVAASEFMTMLRRMNEEFGLTVIIAEHRLEELFSLADRVMVLEKGKKIYDAPSREVVSQLAKHPSSQIYPYLPSPARLYLEHSQKPASESIPLTVKEGRKWISTLKGTSVPTQPFQEDITNKKPLLALKGINFQYEKETRPILDQLSLSVYEGEWLSVVGANGSGKSTLLKVMAGLQNPQRGAVIFNGKKLKKPIPSEIAFLPQNPKLFFLQDTVETELEAIIDKHQIQHGREKMEQLMEMFQLTPIKDRHPYDLSGGEMQKAALAGVMLMNPRLLLIDEPTKGLDPEAKLQFGKLLKNLRANGVTIVMVTHDIEFAAQYSTRCAMLFQGEVTITAPTKTFFQGNTFYTTVANRISRGGRVPEVLTVEEAREKWRFLE